One genomic window of Roseateles sp. DAIF2 includes the following:
- the pstA gene encoding phosphate ABC transporter permease PstA: MSTTLDTRRVAMHAKRKRVNQIALSLSLAAMAFGVFWLLWILFETVRLGIGGLSLATFTEMTPPPLAETGGLANAIFGSALMVGLATFIGTPVGVLAGVYLAEYGQKSWLGSVVRFINDILLSAPSIVVGLFIYAVVVAKMKSFSGFAGILALALIVIPVVIRTTENMLSLIPNALREAAYALGTPKWKVILSVTLKSARAGVLTGILLALARISGETAPLLFTALSNQFWTASLGEPMASLPVTIFKFAMSPYENWQKLAWAGVFIITIGVLLLNILARVLFKNKH, encoded by the coding sequence ATGAGCACCACCCTGGATACGAGGCGCGTGGCGATGCATGCCAAGCGCAAGCGCGTCAATCAGATCGCGCTGAGCCTGTCGCTGGCCGCGATGGCCTTCGGCGTGTTCTGGCTGCTCTGGATCCTGTTCGAGACGGTGCGTCTGGGCATCGGCGGCCTGAGCCTGGCCACCTTCACCGAGATGACCCCACCGCCGCTGGCCGAGACCGGCGGCCTGGCCAACGCCATCTTCGGCTCGGCCCTGATGGTCGGCCTGGCCACCTTCATCGGCACGCCGGTCGGCGTGCTGGCCGGCGTCTACCTGGCCGAGTACGGCCAGAAGAGCTGGCTGGGCAGCGTGGTGCGCTTCATCAACGACATCCTGCTGTCGGCCCCGTCGATCGTGGTCGGCCTGTTCATCTACGCGGTCGTGGTCGCGAAGATGAAGAGTTTTTCGGGCTTCGCCGGCATCCTGGCGCTGGCGCTGATCGTGATCCCGGTGGTGATCCGCACCACCGAGAACATGCTGTCGCTGATCCCGAACGCGCTGCGCGAGGCCGCCTACGCCCTGGGCACGCCGAAGTGGAAGGTGATCCTGTCGGTGACCCTGAAGTCGGCCCGCGCCGGCGTGCTGACCGGCATCCTGCTGGCCCTGGCCCGCATCTCGGGCGAGACCGCGCCGCTGCTGTTCACCGCGCTGTCGAACCAGTTCTGGACCGCGTCGCTGGGCGAGCCGATGGCGAGCCTGCCGGTCACGATCTTCAAATTCGCGATGAGCCCCTACGAGAACTGGCAGAAGCTGGCCTGGGCGGGCGTCTTCATCATCACCATCGGCGTGCTGCTGCTGAACATCCTGGCGCGCGTGCTGTTCAAGAACAAGCATTAA
- the pstC gene encoding phosphate ABC transporter permease PstC yields MRRKVAPWADTLFSFLAHGAAWLTLALLVGIIISLLVGAAPAIKHFGLAFLWTSDWDPVQEKFGGLVMIYGTLMTSFIALLIAVPVSFGIALFLTELAPGWLKRPLGIAVELLAAVPSIVYGMWGLLVFGPILATYVQQPLQALLGGVPFLGSLVSGPPVGIGILSAGIILAIMIIPFIASVMRDVFEVTPPMLKESAYGLGSTTWEVVWKVVLPYTKTGVVGGIMLGLGRALGETMAVTFVIGNMNQLNSLSVFEAANSITSALANEFAEAGEGLHQASLIYLGLVLFFITFVVLACSKVLLNRLKKNEGARA; encoded by the coding sequence GTGCGCCGCAAGGTCGCCCCCTGGGCCGACACCCTGTTCTCCTTCCTGGCCCATGGCGCGGCCTGGCTGACCCTGGCCCTGCTGGTCGGCATCATCATCTCGCTGCTGGTCGGCGCGGCGCCGGCGATCAAGCATTTCGGCCTCGCCTTTCTGTGGACCAGCGACTGGGATCCGGTGCAGGAGAAGTTCGGCGGCCTGGTGATGATCTACGGCACCCTGATGACCTCCTTCATCGCGCTGCTGATCGCGGTGCCGGTGAGCTTCGGCATCGCGCTGTTCCTGACCGAACTGGCCCCGGGCTGGCTGAAGCGCCCGCTGGGCATCGCGGTGGAACTGCTGGCGGCCGTGCCCTCGATCGTCTACGGCATGTGGGGCCTGCTGGTGTTCGGCCCCATCCTGGCCACTTATGTGCAGCAGCCGCTGCAGGCGCTGCTGGGCGGCGTGCCCTTCCTGGGTTCGCTGGTGTCGGGCCCGCCGGTGGGCATCGGCATCCTGTCGGCCGGCATCATCCTGGCCATCATGATCATTCCCTTCATCGCCTCGGTGATGCGTGACGTGTTCGAGGTCACGCCGCCGATGCTGAAGGAATCGGCCTACGGCCTGGGCTCCACCACCTGGGAGGTGGTCTGGAAGGTGGTGCTGCCCTACACCAAGACCGGCGTGGTCGGCGGCATCATGCTGGGCCTGGGCCGCGCCCTGGGCGAGACGATGGCGGTCACCTTCGTGATTGGCAATATGAACCAGCTGAACTCCCTGTCGGTGTTCGAGGCGGCCAACAGCATCACCTCGGCGCTGGCCAACGAGTTCGCGGAAGCCGGCGAAGGCCTACACCAGGCCTCGCTGATCTACCTGGGCCTGGTGCTGTTCTTCATCACCTTCGTGGTGCTGGCCTGCTCCAAGGTGCTGCTGAACCGTCTGAAGAAGAACGAGGGAGCGCGCGCATGA
- the pstS gene encoding phosphate ABC transporter substrate-binding protein PstS, translating to MNFVQLSKGFVLAAGVAAAPLALAQDVTGAGASFPAPVYAKWADAYNKATGARINYQSVGSGAGMRQIKAKTVDFGASDAPLKDDELAKDGLIQFPTVIGGVVPVVNIKGITPGQIKMTGQVLGDIYLGKITKWNDAAITGLNPGVALPDAAIAVVRRADGSGTSFNFTNYLSKVNPEWKAKVGEGTAVNWPTGAGGKGNEGVSAFVTRLPNSIGYVEYAYAKQNKMSHVLLKNLAGNFVSPSDDAFKAAAAGADWTKSFYQILTEQPGKDSWPITAATYIMMHKLQEKPAAASASLKFFDWAYATGDKMADDLDYVPLPASVKELVRKQWADNLKDSAGKAIAYK from the coding sequence ATGAATTTCGTGCAACTGAGCAAGGGTTTTGTCCTCGCGGCCGGCGTTGCCGCCGCTCCCCTGGCCCTGGCACAGGACGTGACCGGCGCCGGCGCCTCCTTCCCCGCTCCGGTCTATGCCAAGTGGGCCGACGCCTACAACAAGGCCACCGGCGCCCGCATCAACTACCAGTCGGTCGGCTCCGGTGCCGGCATGCGCCAGATCAAGGCCAAGACGGTGGACTTCGGCGCCTCGGACGCGCCGCTGAAGGATGACGAACTGGCCAAGGACGGCCTGATCCAGTTCCCGACCGTGATCGGCGGCGTGGTGCCGGTGGTCAACATCAAGGGCATCACCCCGGGCCAGATCAAGATGACCGGCCAGGTACTGGGCGACATCTACCTGGGCAAGATCACCAAGTGGAACGACGCCGCGATCACCGGCCTGAACCCCGGCGTCGCGCTGCCGGACGCCGCGATCGCCGTGGTGCGCCGCGCCGACGGTTCGGGCACCAGCTTCAATTTCACCAACTATCTGTCCAAGGTCAACCCCGAGTGGAAGGCCAAGGTCGGCGAAGGCACGGCCGTCAACTGGCCGACCGGCGCGGGCGGCAAGGGTAATGAGGGCGTGTCGGCCTTCGTGACCCGCCTGCCGAACTCGATCGGCTATGTCGAGTACGCCTACGCCAAGCAGAACAAGATGTCCCATGTGCTGCTGAAGAACCTGGCCGGCAACTTCGTCTCGCCCAGCGACGACGCCTTCAAGGCCGCCGCCGCCGGTGCCGACTGGACCAAGAGCTTCTACCAGATCCTGACCGAGCAACCCGGCAAGGACAGCTGGCCCATCACCGCAGCGACCTACATCATGATGCACAAGCTGCAGGAGAAGCCGGCCGCTGCCAGCGCCTCGCTGAAGTTCTTCGACTGGGCCTACGCCACCGGCGACAAGATGGCCGATGACCTGGACTATGTGCCGCTGCCGGCCTCGGTCAAGGAACTGGTCCGCAAGCAATGGGCGGACAATCTGAAGGACAGCGCCGGCAAGGCCATCGCCTACAAGTAA
- a CDS encoding fasciclin domain-containing protein gives MNHTTRILALAAIALGLAACASTPAPAPLADTLGRDPQLATFNRLVEQAGLKDSLRGAGPLTVFAPSDEAFKAVPAKTMEALAKDPAQLKAVLNYHIVAAKLASAEVKNGNVKSLQGGDLALSKAGSFVTVEDAMVQGSDIAATNGVAHVIDRVLMPPKK, from the coding sequence ATGAACCACACCACCCGCATCCTGGCCCTGGCGGCCATCGCCCTGGGCCTGGCCGCTTGCGCCAGCACGCCCGCCCCGGCCCCGCTGGCCGACACCCTGGGCCGCGATCCGCAGCTTGCCACCTTCAATCGCCTGGTCGAGCAGGCCGGCCTGAAGGACAGTCTGCGCGGCGCCGGCCCGCTGACCGTGTTCGCGCCCAGCGACGAGGCCTTCAAGGCCGTGCCGGCCAAGACCATGGAAGCCCTGGCCAAGGACCCGGCCCAGCTGAAGGCCGTGCTGAACTATCACATCGTGGCCGCCAAGCTGGCCTCGGCCGAGGTCAAGAACGGCAACGTCAAGAGCCTGCAGGGCGGCGACCTGGCCCTCTCGAAGGCCGGCAGCTTCGTCACCGTCGAGGACGCGATGGTGCAGGGCTCGGACATTGCCGCGACCAATGGCGTGGCCCATGTGATCGACCGGGTGCTGATGCCGCCGAAGAAGTAA
- the glmM gene encoding phosphoglucosamine mutase, whose protein sequence is MSRTYFGTDGIRGTVGQAPITPDFMLRLGHAVGRVLRKESSGRPSVLIGKDTRISGYMLESSLEAGFASAGVNVLLTGPLPTPGVAYLTRALRQQLGVVISASHNPFADNGIKFFSSKGEKLPDAWELAVEQALEESPSWVDSASLGRARRIEDARGRYIEFCKNSFGSDLSLRGLKIVVDAAHGAAYHVAPDVFHELGAEVIAIGCKPDGFNINAGVGATAPAALIAAVKEHGAAYGVALDGDADRLLLVDAQGRLYNGDELLYVMVADRLNQGLRVPGAVGTLMTNMAVELALKARDVDFVRAKVGDRYVLEELAARGWQLGGEGSGHLLALDKHTTGDGIVSALLVLQAICRTGKSLSELLSGVDLFPQTLINVRLQPGQDWKGNARLAQEQAEVTADLGGKGRVLIRASGTEPLLRVMVEASDATLAQQCAQRLVDAVRA, encoded by the coding sequence ATGAGCCGTACCTATTTCGGAACCGATGGCATCCGCGGCACCGTCGGCCAGGCGCCGATCACGCCGGACTTCATGCTGCGTCTGGGTCATGCGGTCGGCCGCGTGTTGCGCAAGGAATCCTCCGGCCGCCCCAGCGTGCTGATCGGCAAGGACACGCGCATCTCCGGCTATATGCTGGAATCTTCGCTGGAGGCCGGCTTCGCCTCGGCCGGCGTCAATGTGCTGCTGACCGGCCCGTTGCCGACGCCCGGCGTCGCCTACCTGACCCGCGCGCTGCGCCAGCAGCTGGGCGTGGTGATCAGCGCCTCGCACAACCCCTTTGCCGACAACGGCATCAAGTTCTTCTCCTCCAAGGGCGAGAAGCTGCCCGACGCCTGGGAGCTGGCGGTGGAGCAGGCGCTGGAAGAGTCGCCCTCCTGGGTCGACTCCGCCAGCCTGGGCCGGGCGCGCCGCATCGAGGATGCGCGCGGCCGCTATATCGAGTTCTGCAAGAACAGCTTCGGCTCCGACCTGTCGCTGCGCGGCCTGAAGATCGTCGTCGATGCGGCCCATGGCGCGGCCTACCATGTGGCGCCGGACGTGTTCCACGAGCTGGGCGCCGAGGTGATCGCGATCGGCTGCAAGCCGGACGGTTTCAACATCAATGCCGGCGTCGGCGCCACCGCGCCGGCCGCGCTGATCGCCGCGGTCAAGGAGCATGGCGCGGCCTACGGCGTGGCACTGGACGGCGATGCGGACCGCCTGCTGCTGGTCGATGCGCAGGGCCGCCTCTACAACGGCGACGAGCTGCTCTATGTGATGGTGGCCGACCGCCTGAACCAGGGCCTGCGTGTACCCGGCGCGGTCGGCACCCTGATGACCAATATGGCGGTCGAGCTGGCGCTGAAGGCGCGCGACGTCGATTTCGTGCGCGCCAAGGTCGGTGACCGCTATGTGCTGGAGGAACTGGCCGCGCGCGGCTGGCAGCTCGGCGGCGAGGGCTCCGGCCATCTGCTGGCGTTGGACAAGCACACGACCGGCGACGGCATCGTCAGCGCGCTGCTGGTGCTGCAGGCGATCTGCCGCACCGGCAAGAGCCTGTCCGAGCTGCTGTCCGGCGTGGACCTGTTCCCGCAGACCCTGATCAATGTGCGCCTGCAGCCGGGCCAGGACTGGAAGGGCAATGCCCGCCTGGCGCAGGAACAGGCCGAGGTGACGGCGGACCTGGGCGGCAAGGGCCGGGTGCTGATCCGCGCCTCCGGCACCGAGCCGCTGCTGCGCGTGATGGTCGAGGCCAGCGACGCAACCCTGGCCCAGCAATGCGCGCAGCGCCTGGTGGACGCGGTGCGGGCCTGA
- the folP gene encoding dihydropteroate synthase: protein MHWQTTRFSIDLDRPRVMGIVNATPDSFSDGGRHGEAAAAIDHCERLLGEGVDILDIGGESTRPGSAPVDAETEWQRIAPVLRAALSMGVPVSVDTRRTEVMRHALDLGVDIVNDVQALTAPGALELLAAQAETGVCLMHMRGEPGTMQRLTDYRDLVPEVAAHLAERAAAARAAGIAAARITLDPGYGFAKTAEQNWALLRRQRELLDLGYPLLVGWSRKRSLGELTGRAVDERLPASLAAALAAVAQGARVLRVHDVAATVDALKVWAAAGGPGLTDNTAH from the coding sequence ATGCATTGGCAGACCACGCGCTTCTCGATCGACCTGGACCGCCCGCGGGTGATGGGCATCGTCAATGCGACGCCGGACTCCTTCTCCGACGGCGGCCGGCATGGCGAGGCCGCGGCCGCGATCGACCATTGCGAGCGCCTGCTGGGCGAGGGTGTCGACATTCTGGACATCGGCGGCGAATCGACCCGCCCCGGCTCCGCGCCGGTCGATGCCGAGACCGAATGGCAGCGCATCGCGCCGGTGCTGCGCGCCGCGCTGAGCATGGGCGTGCCGGTCTCGGTCGACACGCGCCGGACCGAGGTGATGCGCCACGCGCTGGACCTGGGTGTGGATATCGTCAACGATGTGCAGGCGCTGACGGCGCCGGGGGCGCTGGAACTGCTGGCGGCGCAAGCCGAAACCGGCGTGTGCCTGATGCACATGCGCGGCGAGCCCGGCACGATGCAGCGGCTGACCGACTATCGCGACCTGGTGCCCGAGGTGGCGGCCCATCTGGCCGAGCGGGCCGCGGCGGCGCGCGCGGCCGGTATCGCGGCGGCGCGCATCACCCTGGATCCGGGCTATGGCTTTGCCAAGACCGCCGAGCAGAATTGGGCCCTGCTGCGGCGCCAGCGCGAGCTGCTGGATCTCGGCTACCCCCTGCTGGTCGGCTGGTCGCGCAAGCGCAGCCTGGGCGAACTGACCGGCCGCGCGGTCGACGAGCGCCTGCCGGCCAGCCTGGCGGCCGCGTTGGCCGCGGTCGCGCAGGGCGCGCGGGTGTTGCGTGTGCACGATGTCGCGGCAACGGTGGACGCGCTGAAGGTCTGGGCTGCGGCCGGTGGTCCCGGCCTGACGGACAATACGGCGCATTGA
- the ftsH gene encoding ATP-dependent zinc metalloprotease FtsH — protein sequence MNNQWFSKVAVWMVIALVLFTVFKQFDRGAAQGNQIGYSEFLDEVRAKRIKQVTLQEGNGGTEIIAVTNDDKRLRSTATYLDRGLVGDLINNGVKFDVKQREEPSLLMSLLVSWGPMLLLIGVWVYFMRQMQGGGKGGAFSFGKSKARMLDEANNSTTFADVAGCDEAKEEVKELVDFLKDPQKFQKLGGRIPRGVLLVGPPGTGKTLLAKAIAGEAKVPFFSISGSDFVEMFVGVGAARVRDMFEQAKKSAPCIIFVDEIDAVGRHRGAGLGGGNDEREQTLNQMLVEMDGFETNLGVIVMAATNRPDILDPALLRPGRFDRQVYVTLPDVRGREQILNVHMRKVPVGQDIRADILARGTPGFSGADLANLVNEAALFAARRNGRVVEMIDFEKAKDKIMMGPERKSMVMPEEERKNTAYHEAGHALVARLMPKTDPVHKVTVIPRGRALGVTMQLPEGDRYSMDKERMLSTISVLFGGRIAEEVFMNQMTTGASNDFERATAIARDMVTRYGMTDELGPMVYAENEGEVFLGRSVTKTTSMSEETMRKVDEVIRRIIDEQYGIARKLIEDNQDKMHVMATALLEWETIDAEQIDDIMAGKPPRPPKDWTPPSGGNKADGALPPVSAGGAPAAA from the coding sequence GTGAACAATCAGTGGTTCTCGAAAGTAGCTGTTTGGATGGTGATAGCCCTCGTGCTGTTCACCGTTTTCAAGCAGTTTGATCGGGGCGCGGCTCAGGGCAACCAGATCGGTTACTCCGAATTCCTGGATGAAGTCCGCGCCAAGCGCATCAAGCAGGTCACCCTGCAAGAGGGTAATGGCGGCACCGAGATCATCGCCGTCACGAACGACGACAAGCGCCTGCGCAGCACCGCGACCTATCTGGACCGCGGTCTGGTCGGCGACCTGATCAACAACGGCGTCAAGTTCGACGTCAAGCAGCGCGAGGAGCCCTCGCTGCTGATGAGCCTGCTGGTCAGCTGGGGCCCGATGCTGCTGCTGATCGGTGTCTGGGTCTATTTCATGCGCCAGATGCAGGGCGGCGGCAAGGGCGGGGCCTTCAGCTTCGGCAAGTCCAAGGCCCGCATGCTGGACGAGGCTAACAACTCCACCACCTTCGCCGATGTCGCCGGTTGCGACGAGGCCAAGGAAGAGGTCAAGGAGCTGGTCGATTTCCTGAAGGACCCGCAGAAGTTCCAGAAGCTGGGCGGCCGCATCCCGCGCGGCGTGCTGCTGGTCGGCCCTCCGGGTACCGGCAAGACCCTGCTGGCCAAGGCCATCGCCGGCGAGGCCAAGGTGCCGTTCTTCTCGATCTCGGGTTCCGACTTCGTCGAGATGTTCGTCGGCGTCGGCGCGGCCCGCGTGCGCGACATGTTCGAGCAGGCCAAGAAGAGCGCCCCTTGCATCATCTTCGTCGACGAAATCGACGCGGTGGGTCGCCATCGTGGCGCCGGCCTCGGCGGCGGCAATGACGAGCGCGAGCAGACCCTGAACCAGATGCTGGTCGAGATGGACGGCTTCGAGACCAATCTCGGCGTCATCGTGATGGCCGCGACCAACCGTCCCGACATCCTGGACCCGGCGCTGCTGCGCCCGGGCCGTTTCGACCGTCAGGTCTATGTGACCCTGCCGGACGTGCGCGGCCGCGAGCAGATCCTGAACGTGCACATGCGCAAGGTGCCGGTCGGCCAGGACATCCGCGCCGACATCCTGGCGCGCGGCACCCCGGGCTTCTCCGGTGCCGATCTGGCCAACCTGGTCAATGAGGCCGCTCTCTTTGCCGCACGCCGCAATGGCCGCGTGGTCGAGATGATCGACTTCGAGAAGGCCAAGGACAAGATCATGATGGGCCCCGAGCGCAAGTCCATGGTCATGCCCGAGGAAGAGCGCAAGAACACCGCGTATCACGAGGCCGGCCATGCGCTGGTGGCGCGCCTGATGCCCAAGACCGATCCGGTGCACAAGGTCACCGTGATCCCGCGCGGCCGCGCCCTGGGCGTGACGATGCAGCTGCCGGAAGGCGACCGCTACAGCATGGACAAGGAGCGCATGCTCTCGACCATCTCGGTGCTGTTCGGCGGCCGGATCGCGGAAGAGGTGTTCATGAACCAGATGACCACCGGCGCCTCGAACGATTTCGAACGCGCCACCGCGATCGCCCGTGACATGGTCACGCGCTACGGCATGACCGACGAGCTGGGCCCGATGGTCTACGCCGAGAACGAGGGCGAGGTCTTCCTCGGCCGCTCGGTGACCAAGACCACCAGCATGTCGGAAGAGACGATGCGCAAGGTCGACGAGGTGATCCGTCGCATCATCGACGAGCAGTACGGCATCGCCCGCAAGCTGATCGAGGACAACCAGGACAAGATGCATGTGATGGCGACCGCGCTGCTCGAATGGGAAACCATCGACGCCGAGCAGATCGACGACATCATGGCCGGCAAGCCGCCGCGCCCGCCCAAGGACTGGACGCCACCCTCCGGTGGCAACAAGGCCGATGGCGCCTTGCCGCCCGTTAGCGCGGGTGGCGCTCCGGCCGCGGCCTGA
- a CDS encoding RlmE family RNA methyltransferase: MKIQTKSKKVNKAWLHDHVSDPYVKLAQKEGYRARAAYKLKEIDEELRLVKPGQVVVDLGAAPGAWSQYLRRRFAPKAAGTGGAAVGELNGTIIALDLLEFEPIEGVQFIQGDFQEEAVLHQLEAALAGRPVDLVVSDMAPNLSGIESSDAARIAGLVELAIDFSRQHLKPEGALVAKVFHGSGYTQLVEAFKGAFKKVKPIKPKASRDRSSETFLVGIGLK, encoded by the coding sequence ATGAAAATTCAGACAAAAAGCAAGAAGGTCAACAAGGCATGGCTGCATGACCATGTCAGCGATCCCTATGTGAAGCTGGCGCAGAAAGAGGGCTATCGCGCCCGCGCCGCCTACAAGTTGAAGGAAATCGACGAGGAGCTGCGCCTGGTCAAGCCGGGGCAGGTGGTGGTGGACCTGGGCGCCGCGCCCGGCGCCTGGAGCCAGTACCTGCGGCGGCGCTTCGCGCCCAAGGCGGCGGGCACCGGCGGCGCCGCGGTGGGCGAGCTGAACGGCACCATCATCGCGCTGGACCTGCTGGAATTCGAGCCGATCGAGGGTGTGCAGTTCATCCAGGGTGACTTCCAGGAGGAGGCGGTGCTGCACCAGCTGGAGGCGGCGCTGGCCGGCCGGCCGGTGGACCTTGTGGTTTCGGACATGGCGCCCAATCTGTCGGGCATCGAGAGCTCGGACGCGGCGCGCATCGCCGGCCTGGTGGAATTAGCGATCGATTTCTCCCGCCAGCACCTGAAGCCGGAGGGCGCCCTGGTGGCCAAGGTCTTCCACGGCAGCGGCTATACCCAGCTGGTGGAGGCCTTCAAGGGGGCCTTCAAGAAGGTCAAGCCGATCAAGCCCAAGGCCTCGCGGGACCGCTCCTCGGAGACCTTCCTGGTCGGCATCGGCCTGAAGTGA
- a CDS encoding YhbY family RNA-binding protein produces MPAIQLTPAQRKEKRADAHHLDPVVMVGGDGLTPAVTKEIDAALKAHGLIKVRVFSDDRANREGILQILADQLDAAPIQHIGKLLVLWRPIPEKEKAEREDARPGPRVVKIVKFSKNGNGRPQIKKLNVLGNQRVAQGGEIKRAKKRLTSVKKSARD; encoded by the coding sequence ATGCCCGCAATTCAACTGACCCCTGCCCAGCGCAAGGAAAAACGTGCCGACGCCCATCACCTCGACCCCGTGGTGATGGTCGGCGGCGACGGCCTGACCCCCGCCGTCACCAAGGAAATCGACGCCGCCCTGAAGGCCCATGGCCTGATCAAGGTGCGCGTGTTCTCGGACGACCGCGCCAACCGCGAGGGCATACTGCAGATCCTGGCCGACCAGCTCGACGCCGCCCCGATCCAGCACATCGGCAAGCTGCTGGTGCTGTGGCGTCCGATCCCCGAGAAGGAAAAGGCCGAGCGCGAGGATGCGCGCCCCGGCCCGCGCGTCGTCAAGATCGTCAAGTTCTCCAAGAACGGCAACGGCCGCCCGCAGATCAAGAAGCTCAATGTGCTGGGCAACCAGCGTGTCGCCCAGGGCGGCGAGATCAAGCGCGCCAAGAAGCGCCTGACCAGCGTCAAGAAGTCCGCGCGCGACTGA
- a CDS encoding DUF4149 domain-containing protein → MMMARLRLLLAALWGGFLLCVAFAAAPNAFAVLERAQAGAYVARLFALEANTSLALALILMLMARRLTRDLGGKAFSLDFLLPAGAMFCTVAGYYALQPMLAAAKAGQGGLSFGALHAISFAFFGLKILLVLALAWRSSAKP, encoded by the coding sequence ATGATGATGGCGAGGCTGCGCCTGCTGCTGGCCGCCCTGTGGGGCGGCTTTCTGCTTTGTGTGGCCTTCGCGGCGGCACCCAATGCCTTTGCGGTGCTGGAGCGTGCGCAGGCCGGCGCCTATGTGGCGCGCCTGTTCGCGCTGGAGGCCAACACCAGCCTGGCGCTGGCGTTGATCCTGATGCTGATGGCCCGGCGCCTGACGCGCGATCTGGGCGGCAAGGCCTTCTCGCTGGATTTCCTGCTGCCGGCCGGCGCCATGTTCTGCACGGTGGCGGGCTACTACGCGCTGCAGCCGATGCTGGCGGCGGCGAAGGCGGGGCAGGGCGGCCTGTCTTTCGGCGCCCTGCATGCGATCTCGTTCGCCTTCTTCGGCCTCAAGATCCTGCTGGTGCTGGCGCTGGCCTGGCGCAGCAGCGCCAAGCCCTGA
- the greA gene encoding transcription elongation factor GreA: MATIPLTKRGAEKLKEELHRLKTVERHAVINAIAEARAQGDLSENAEYDAAKDKQGFIEGRILEIESKLSTAQVIDPSALDAGGRVVFGTTVDLEEEASGNEVTYQIVGDDEADLKLGLISISSPIARALIGKEAGDVAEVQAPGGIKRYEIVEVRYV; the protein is encoded by the coding sequence ATGGCCACGATTCCACTGACCAAGCGCGGCGCCGAAAAGCTGAAGGAAGAACTGCATCGACTGAAGACGGTCGAGCGCCATGCGGTGATCAATGCCATCGCCGAGGCTCGCGCCCAGGGCGACCTGTCCGAGAATGCCGAGTACGACGCGGCCAAGGACAAGCAGGGCTTCATCGAGGGCCGCATCCTGGAGATCGAGAGCAAGCTCTCGACCGCCCAGGTGATCGACCCGAGCGCGCTGGATGCTGGCGGCAGGGTGGTGTTCGGCACCACGGTCGACCTGGAGGAGGAAGCCAGCGGCAACGAGGTGACCTACCAGATCGTCGGCGACGACGAGGCCGACCTGAAGCTGGGCCTGATCTCGATCAGCTCGCCGATCGCGCGCGCGTTGATCGGCAAGGAAGCCGGTGATGTGGCCGAGGTGCAGGCTCCGGGCGGCATCAAGCGCTACGAGATCGTCGAAGTCCGTTACGTCTGA